DNA from Ignavibacteria bacterium:
ACAAGAGTATCCCACGTTGCGCCTCCGTTTGCAGTTTTGTAAAGAGTGGTTCCAACAATCCAACCGTGCTCTGCATTTAAGAAACTGGAGCTTTTGAAAATCCCTCCGAACTCCGCAATTTGATTCCAGTTAGCTCCTGCTAAGGTTGTTTTATAAACTCTTCCATTATCACCGCAGGCATAACCTGTTGTATTGCTGACGTTATCGATTGTATAAAATGTGTATGTATTGCCCGTATATTGCTGAACCCAGTTAAGTCCGTAATTAACAGTTCTGAAAATTTTTCCGCCTTCACCGCATATTAATCCTGTTCCATCAGGAGAAAGTGAAACCGAAGTTAAAGCACTTGAAACTCCGCTCGATGCTTCCGACCAATTAAGTCCACCGTTATTAGTCCATAAGATTTTTCCTGATGAACCTACGCAAACACCTGAGTTTTCATTTGCGAATGATATTGATAAGAGATAATACTGTGAATGCTGATTGACAAGCGACCAGTTAATTCCGTAATTTGTTGACATGTAAATTCTTCCGTCCTCACCGCATGTAAAGAGAGTTTGCAGGTTTGTCATGGTGATGTCATATAACCTTCCGCCGAAATCCGTACTTATTTCCTTCCAGCCAAGCTGAGCATTTGCAGAACCGTATGCAAAAAGCAATAAGAGTAATAAAATTTTTTTCATTATCTGAGCAGGGTATAATTTAATTTTATTTTTTCAGAATCATTTTTTTAATTTCAGAAAAATTTTCTGTTTCGAACTTATAAAAATAAACTCCCGATGGATAATTCGCGGCATTCCATTCAACCTCATAAGAGCCTGTAGTCATATTCTGATTTACAAGTGTCTCAACATTCTGTCCCAATATATTATAAACATTCAATTTCACAAAAGAACTTTGCGGAATCGAAAAAGAAATTTTAGTTGTTGGGTTAAACGGGTTAGGGTAGTTTTGCGAAAGATGGAAATTACTAATTTGTGATGAAATTTTAGTTATTGAAGTGGTTGTAGTATCACCGTAAACAACCCCATTAATTTTGCATCCTATTAACGTATCCCAGATATTATGGTTGTATGGACCTGAATAAGAACTGGCGATTGAGGATATAAGACCAATATTTTTTGCAAACTTTCTAAACCCACTACCACCTGTAGTAAATTGAGAATTATAACTATATGAATATTTTTTTTGAGATGTGAAAATCCCAAATGCAATTACATTGTTAATTTCCGAGTACACATGCTTGTGACTGCATGTTTCAATCAAAGAATCACCTAAATTTGCAGATAAATTATATAAAGAGCATTCTTGTATTCCTGATAATTTTACAAAATGACCGGTTTGAGGATTGAACCTATAATATTCTGAGTTTAATGAATAAAAATTGATTATGTTATAATATTTTATATTATTAATTACAGTATCTTTTTTAACTTCAGTTTTATAATATGAAATTATTGGAATACCAGAAGGACCAGTATAAGAAGATTTATATACCCAAAAATTTCCAACTTGCAAAGGGAAGTATCTCGATGAGGTTGTATCAATTTCTTGTGAATAACCCTTTACTGCCGGCAGCATTATTATTGAAACTAAAATCAGTAATTTTAACTTCATATATTATAAATTTTATAACCTATTATTCAGGGAATGGCATTTCTCCAACTTAAATTAAGCAATTTTTAAGCCAAATACTAAACTATTAATTATTAATAGTTTATAAAAATTAACATAATAATTATACTATATAAATAAGTTATATGAATAGTTCTGGTAATACTTATTACAAATACAATTGGGCAAACAATGAAAAGCGTAAAACATTAAAAGGAAGGGTATGTATTTTAATTTCAAGAGGCAAAATGAATTCATGCTGTATTGAATTTATTGATAATCATCAGCGTGAAATCGTTTCACTGAATTCAATCAGAAAAACTCATTTAGAAAAATCTTTATTTGACTAACTTCTTGCCTCTTACCTTTCACCTTTGATTTTTTATAATTATTTTACATCTCAACTCACAGATTTTTTCAAATCTTTAAACGCATATCTTATTGGATACCTTAACTGAAACTCAAACAATACAAGTCCTCGACAAAGGATTTATTGAAGTAATTGACAAACTTGGAACCGACCTCACCGTTGCGAATTCTGCACGCGTGTCATTCGGAAAACGTAAAACAGTTTTCGATGAATCCGACAGGAAGCTCGTAAAATTTCTTGCAAAGCATAAACATTGGTCGCCGTTCAGACATCTTGTTGTGCAATTTCACATTAAAGCGCCGGAGTTTGTGATGCGCCAATGGTATAAGCACGTTGTCGGAATCGAAACAACATCATCTTACGCAACCAAAGACCACGCATGGAATGAAATCAGCGGAAGGTATGTGCCTGTTGCGGATTATTATATACCGTCTAACTGGAGAAGACAATCAGAAAATAACAAGCAGGCATCGGAAGGAAGCATCGATGACCAGGAAACGGCTAACAAAGTTTTTACCGAAGCAATGGAATTGATGATTGCTCATTATGATAAATTACTTGAGCTTGGTGTTGCAAAAGAGCAGGCGAGGATGATTCTTCCGTTAAATCAATATACTGAAGTCTACTGGACTGCATCATTTCAGGCAATAATGAATTTCATCGAGTTGCGCGATGAAGCAACAGCTCAGTGGGAGATTCGCCAGTACGCAATAGCATTAAAAGAATTGATGCTCGAAATTTATCCTGAAACAACCCGCATCTGGTTTGAAGTAAACCCCGGGAAGTAATTTTTTAGATATCAACACAAAATCACTAAACCACAAAATTATAAAACACTATAAAAGTTTTGTGTTTTCGTGCTTTTGTGTTAAGACTCTGAAAGTTATCCTCTCGAAAAAATACTTTTCAAAACATGCTTTGCAACTTCAGGGTTTTCCTTGAATCTTCTTATTGAGTATTCATACCATCTCATCCCAAAAGGAACATAAATTCTCATTCTATGTCCATGCTTTAAAGTTTCATCACGCAAACGTTCCTGAACACCTAACAGCATCTGAAATTCATATTTATCATTTGAAAGTCCGAGCTCTTTAATGATTTGTTCTGCACCTTTAATTAAATAATCATCATGAGTTGCAATTCCGCAATATGAACCTGCCTCAAGGGCAATCTTTAAAATCTTTAAATAATTATCCCGCACTTCCTGGTATCCTTTAAAAGCAATTTCTTCCGGTTCGACATAAATACCTTTGCATATTCTGAAGTTGGCACCGATTTTTATGAGGCGTTTTATGTCGGCTTCGCTTCTTTTCAGATATGCCTGAATGACAATGCCGACATTAGTGTAATCTTTACGAATTCTTTCAAAAATTTGAATCGTATCTTCGGTAACAGATGAATCTTCCATATCAATTCTTACAAAAATATTTTTCTTGTTTGCGTTGTCAACTATTTCTTTTAACAATCCGTAACAAAATTCCTTATCAATTGTTAAGCCCATCATCGTAAGCTTAACCGATAGATTGCAGTTAAGTTTATGCTCTGCAATAGCATCAAGAACCTCTATATTTTCATTCTTGGATTTTTTGGCTTCATCTTTATCTGTAATGCTTTCACCAAGCACATCGACAGTTGCCATGAAATTTCTCTCGTTAAGATTCGTAACAGTTTTAATAGCATCCTTTATGTTATCGCCTGCAATGTATTTATTGGCAAAAATTTTTACGATTTTTTTCGGAAAAATTGGTATGGTATGAACAATGAGGCTATTGAAGAATCCCATTAATTATATTGAAGTATCAGATGCAGTTTTATTTCAAAGCAAAATATGGAATTAAAATTTTGCTTTAAAGTCTAATTTATGATTGAGTTATAACGAGAATTGTTGTTGGTGAAAACACCAACAACGGCAGAAATCTATATTATTAATGCGTACTTGAATTCCCCTCTTGAGAGGGGTGGTGCCGATGAAATCGGCAACGGGGTATGTTATGGGGGTAAATAAATTCCTGCTTTCGCAGGAATGACAAATGGTGTGTCTATAAAAAACAAATCCGGCTTGCGCCGGACTTGATACGGAAAGAAAGTAACCCTCATTAACTTTCTTCCGTTTTTTGAGTATGAAGGGAATTTGGTTTTTATGCGCGGACGGAAGGGTGACCGAACATAAATCTTTTTCAACAGGGAAAATTTGTTGTTTATTGAAACTTATATTTAAAGAACAAAGGAGCCGAACCCCGGGATGGTTACCCCCGGGATTCGGGGAGAGAAATTCCTCCGTACTAAA
Protein-coding regions in this window:
- a CDS encoding YCF48-related protein, with translation MKKILLLLLLFAYGSANAQLGWKEISTDFGGRLYDITMTNLQTLFTCGEDGRIYMSTNYGINWSLVNQHSQYYLLSISFANENSGVCVGSSGKILWTNNGGLNWSEASSGVSSALTSVSLSPDGTGLICGEGGKIFRTVNYGLNWVQQYTGNTYTFYTIDNVSNTTGYACGDNGRVYKTTLAGANWNQIAEFGGIFKSSSFLNAEHGWIVGTTLYKTANGGATWDTLVRNLNGINSIDFANASKGFMVGSGGLIFKTLNGGTSWDISLSPTINDLQSVYMFNENVAVACGAIGTVLWTENFGVGVEQISSQLPDNFKLHQNYPNPFNPSTKINFEILNSGFVQIKIFDIAGREVETLAKQNFSPGEYVVDWNAKSSPAGVYLYTLNFFSLSGEKKFTATKKMMLVK
- a CDS encoding T9SS type A sorting domain-containing protein, whose amino-acid sequence is MKLKLLILVSIIMLPAVKGYSQEIDTTSSRYFPLQVGNFWVYKSSYTGPSGIPIISYYKTEVKKDTVINNIKYYNIINFYSLNSEYYRFNPQTGHFVKLSGIQECSLYNLSANLGDSLIETCSHKHVYSEINNVIAFGIFTSQKKYSYSYNSQFTTGGSGFRKFAKNIGLISSIASSYSGPYNHNIWDTLIGCKINGVVYGDTTTTSITKISSQISNFHLSQNYPNPFNPTTKISFSIPQSSFVKLNVYNILGQNVETLVNQNMTTGSYEVEWNAANYPSGVYFYKFETENFSEIKKMILKK
- the thyX gene encoding FAD-dependent thymidylate synthase, with the protein product MDTLTETQTIQVLDKGFIEVIDKLGTDLTVANSARVSFGKRKTVFDESDRKLVKFLAKHKHWSPFRHLVVQFHIKAPEFVMRQWYKHVVGIETTSSYATKDHAWNEISGRYVPVADYYIPSNWRRQSENNKQASEGSIDDQETANKVFTEAMELMIAHYDKLLELGVAKEQARMILPLNQYTEVYWTASFQAIMNFIELRDEATAQWEIRQYAIALKELMLEIYPETTRIWFEVNPGK
- a CDS encoding proline dehydrogenase family protein, translating into MGFFNSLIVHTIPIFPKKIVKIFANKYIAGDNIKDAIKTVTNLNERNFMATVDVLGESITDKDEAKKSKNENIEVLDAIAEHKLNCNLSVKLTMMGLTIDKEFCYGLLKEIVDNANKKNIFVRIDMEDSSVTEDTIQIFERIRKDYTNVGIVIQAYLKRSEADIKRLIKIGANFRICKGIYVEPEEIAFKGYQEVRDNYLKILKIALEAGSYCGIATHDDYLIKGAEQIIKELGLSNDKYEFQMLLGVQERLRDETLKHGHRMRIYVPFGMRWYEYSIRRFKENPEVAKHVLKSIFSRG